Within Candidatus Terasakiella magnetica, the genomic segment TTGATTTGGTTGCAACGTTGAACGATATCGTCTTTGTCGCCAGCGCCTTCAACGATTGTTGTTTCTTCTTTAGTGATCACAACAGACTTGGCCGTACCAAGCATTTCAAGTGTCACTTCTTCCAGCTTGATGCCAAGCTCTTCAGAAACCAACTGACCGTTTGTCAAAATAGCGATGTCTTGCAACATTGCTTTGCGACGATCACCAAAACCAGGCGCTTTAACTGCAGCAACCTTCAGGCCGCCACGCAGTTTGTTTACAACCAGAGTTGCAAGCGCTTCGCCTTCGATATCTTCAGCGATGATCAACAATGGACGAGAGGCTTGAACAGAACCTTCAAGCAGGTGCAACATTGGCTGAAGTGACGTCAGTTTGCCTTCGTTAACCAAGATGTACGGGTTGTCCAACTCACAGATCATTTTCTCAGAGTTTGTGACGAAGTAAGGAGATGTGTAACCACGGTCAAACTGCATACCTTCAACAACGTCAAGAGTTGTGTCCAGACCTTTAGCTTCTTCAACAGTGATAACGCCTTCGTTACCCACTTTTTCCATAGCTTGTGCAATCAAATCACCAACAGTGTTTTCACCGTTTGCAGAGATTGTACCAACTTGTGCAACTTCTTCGTTTGTCGCAACTGGCTTAGAGCGGCTTTTAACGTCTGCAACAACGGCTGTTACAGCTGTGTCGATACCACGTTTCAGATCCATTGGGTTCATGCCCGCAGCAACCGCTTTTGTACCTTCACGAACGATGGCTTGTGCCAGAACTGTCGCAGTTGTTGTACCATCACCAGCCAGATCAGCTGTTTTAGAGGCAACTTCTTTGATCATCTGTGCGCCCATGTTCTGGAACTTGTCTTCCAGATCG encodes:
- the groL gene encoding chaperonin GroEL (60 kDa chaperone family; promotes refolding of misfolded polypeptides especially under stressful conditions; forms two stacked rings of heptamers to form a barrel-shaped 14mer; ends can be capped by GroES; misfolded proteins enter the barrel where they are refolded when GroES binds) produces the protein MSKEIKFGTEARAKMLEGVDILANAVKVTLGPKGRNVILDKSFGAPRVTKDGVSVAKEIDLEDKFQNMGAQMIKEVASKTADLAGDGTTTATVLAQAIVREGTKAVAAGMNPMDLKRGIDTAVTAVVADVKSRSKPVATNEEVAQVGTISANGENTVGDLIAQAMEKVGNEGVITVEEAKGLDTTLDVVEGMQFDRGYTSPYFVTNSEKMICELDNPYILVNEGKLTSLQPMLHLLEGSVQASRPLLIIAEDIEGEALATLVVNKLRGGLKVAAVKAPGFGDRRKAMLQDIAILTNGQLVSEELGIKLEEVTLEMLGTAKSVVITKEETTIVEGAGDKDDIVQRCNQIKAQTEETTSEYDREKLQERLAKLAGGVAVIQVGGATEIEVKERKDRVDDALHATRAAVEEGIISGGGTALLYAVRALEGVEGDNADQKVGVDIIRRALQSPIRQIAENAGHDGAVVSGKLLEGTDPKTGFNAQTGEYTDLVAAGVIDPVKVVRTALQDAASVAGLLITTEAMVADKPEAAGAAAAPAMPDMGGMGGMGGMGF